TCTCCGAGGCCGACAATATCGTCGCTGTCGGCCTCGCCTGGCTCTTCGTCGCCCTCCGGTACGCTCATGCTGCCGTCCATGTCACCAGCAACGATCTGCGCTACCGCAGCCCGCTCTTTGCCGCCGGATACCTGGTGTTGGGAGCGATGTGGGTCTGGCTCGCCGCATGGATGGCGATGGGCTGAGGACGGCGCGGAGCCTCGTCAGGCGCGCCCGAGTGGACGGCATTGTACTCGTCTCGGGCCGCCGCATAGATATCTCTTCGGTCAGAGAATCCTACAACTATTTCAGGTCTTTCTGCCGCTAATCAATTAGCATGATATGATCTAGAGGCCTGATTTCACACGGCTTTGCCGGTCGTTAAAATGCGACCGTTTTCGTTTACGACTGATGAAGGCCTGCAATGTCATACCCGCTCGACGCGCTGATTTGGCATGATGCCTGCCCGCGCGAACAATAAGAACGGGAACGACATGGGCGTGGAAAGCATGGATCGGATCGGCTTGCGCAGGAAGCCGAAGCAGGAGCGCAGTATCCAGAGGCTGGACGTTATTCTCGCCGCCGCCGCCAAGATCATTGCCGAAAAGGGCGTCAGCGCCATGCGGATGACGGAACTTGCCGTTGCTGCCAAAGTGCCTATCGGCTCGGTCTACCAGTATTTTCCTGAAAAGGCGGCGATCGTCAAAGCCTTGTTCGACCAGCACGCCTCGGCAATCCAGGCGAAGACGGCGGCGATGTTTGCCGACGTTGAGACGCTCGACCAGGCGCTCGACCTCGTCTGCGACATCATCGACTGGTATTACGAGTCCTACCATGATGATCCCGTCTATCTCGGCGTCTGGATGGGAACGGAGACCGACCAGGATCTGCTGCAGCTGAATATCGAGCATAGCGGCCGCGTCGCCGGCATCTTTCATGAGGCCGTGCGGCGGCTGGCGCCCGACCTTTGCGACGAAGAGATGTATGCGCGCACTTACCTGTTCAGCCACCTGATCGGCGCCGTCATCCGGCTTGCCGCCGTCAGCGACAAGGCCTTGGCGCGACGCATGCTCGACGAGTGGAAACGCGTCATCCGCGCCTCCCTTTTCGCCGCGACCGCGAAGCGCGCCGCCTGAGGGCTGTTACCTCTTACCCCTTACCAGCTCGGCACCATATTGGCGGCCTTCAGCCGTGGATAAAGGCGTGCCTGGGCAGATTTGACATCGGCTTCCAGCGTGTCGTCGACGACGGCAGGCGTGATGTTGTCGAGACAGGCGGTGATATGCGCGGTGATCGCGTTCATCAGCGAGAGAGAAACCCCCGGTCGCTTCATGATGCCGAT
This Rhizobium acidisoli DNA region includes the following protein-coding sequences:
- a CDS encoding TetR family transcriptional regulator, which codes for MGVESMDRIGLRRKPKQERSIQRLDVILAAAAKIIAEKGVSAMRMTELAVAAKVPIGSVYQYFPEKAAIVKALFDQHASAIQAKTAAMFADVETLDQALDLVCDIIDWYYESYHDDPVYLGVWMGTETDQDLLQLNIEHSGRVAGIFHEAVRRLAPDLCDEEMYARTYLFSHLIGAVIRLAAVSDKALARRMLDEWKRVIRASLFAATAKRAA